In Scyliorhinus canicula chromosome 12, sScyCan1.1, whole genome shotgun sequence, the sequence AGAATTGTTGTTGACAACTAAAGAAAAATGTTGTTTACTCGCTTTGCTTTCCCTTTTTTAATCAAGTCtacctttctctctctttatttcactttctgttTCTCATTTAGCACTGAATTCACGGttctttttttattactttatcagagttacaaagccagagctcagagtgtggacaggggcgaacCTCTAATCCAggtccttgcctgctccaaaaccaattcaaattgaatccaattcatggtctccacaagacagATATACTAGATTCAGGCTgtacacctgacctcacgttcATCTGAGCCAAAAGTACCTGTCACTGGGTGGTTTAGACTCTTCGCTATTCATTAGCAATTCATTCTGATTGGTTAAGGAGTAACACAGTTGCTGACCCTGTCCATACCGCTCTTAGATGCCGTGTAGTGGTTGTTGTGCTGTATAGTTTACTAAGTGCCGTATAGTGCTGTATAGTTTATTAGGTGAAAGTAGCGCAagtgatacaaagaacaaagaacaaagaaaaattacagcacaggaacaggcccttcggccctccaagcctgcgccgacccagATCCTCtacctaaaactgtcgcctattttctaaggatctgtatccctcggctttctgcccattcatgtatctgtctagatacatcttaaatgacgctttcatgccagcctctaccacctccagttTCAGTTATTGGAAAGCAAATCTTTGACAGAATGTAGACAGGGGTACAGGAGTTAGATCTGTGGGACACCGAGGCAAGATTAGCGAGGTTCACCGGCAAACTATTAGCCATTGCAGGAACCACAATGAACCCGGTAGTTTACGGACAACGGTCAGTGCGACTTCCGTTGATCATAGTCAAGGGACATGGTCACAGCCCGCTAGGCTGTGGTTGGCTATAACGTTGACAACTGGACTGGCAGCAAATGTTTCAAATAGGATCCAAGAGCTTATTCGAAGTACTAGGAAAATACCCTGAGGTTTTCCAACAGACTGGAGAAATAAAAGGGGCCATGGCAAAAATTCAGGTCAACTCTGATGCACACAAAAAGGTACTTCAGGGCTTGCCAGGTCCCTTATGCTTTGTTCGCAAAAATTGAATCTGAACTCAGCTATCTCAAAGGCCTTGGGATTATTAGACCGGTGCGTTTTGTCGATTGTGCAGCGCCAGTGGTCCCGTGCTCAAACCCGATAAGATGATCAGACTGCATGGGGATGGTCAACAGGGCTTCCCGGCTGGATCATTACCCAATGTCGTGCATTCACAGATCTATACTCAAAACTGGCCGGTGGACACTCCTTTATGAAACTCGATATGAGCCATGTATATTTGCAGTTAGAATTAGACCCTGCTTCCCGTAAATCCATCACTACTGTATAAACACCCATAGAAGCTTACGTGAGTACACCAGACTAAACGTTGGAGCGTTGCCGGCCTGTACCATATCCCAAAGGTTACGGGAAACGTACTGAGATTACGAGCTCCCTCGCTAAGGGGGCGAGGAGGCCGAGGACATTCATGATCGAGACCTGTATAAAGTTGGCCAAGTATGGAACCGACGGAGCAGAcctggctgggatctgatgtatattgtaagtatcattgctttgcaataaatgaAGTTTTTTGTTTTCCACTTCAAAACTAACAGTTCCGTTCATCCACCAAGTAAAACCTGAAAGATGCTCAATATAGCTTTCCTTTCCTGAACCATTGAACCTCAAAATGTCTTCTTTCAGATCATCTGCCATTCTGAGAGCCACCCCAAACTCTGAATTCATCAAAACAAAAAATAGTCACTTGGCACCATCGCTTGAAATAAGACGCCTAATTCTTCCCCCGAGCTTAATTCCACATGTATCACGTACACAATGACTGACAgtggcatggcggcgcagtggttagcactgctgcctcacggcgccaaggacccggccccctgtccatgtggagtttgcacattctccccatgtctgcgtgggtctcacccccaaaacccaaaaaagatgtgcagggcaggtggattggccatgccaaatttccccataattgggaaaaaaacgaattgggtactctaaatttataaaaataaataaataaaacatacACAATGTTTGAGATGTTTGTGGCCTAGTTTCTTTTGTTCATTCTGCCTTTTAAGCCAGTTTATTCTGCCTCCCACATGGTATGGCAAGTTCTATATTTGATGATGCATGCAGTGTCCCCCACAGTGACACAGGCTGTTTCAGTAAAACAAGCCGAGTGTATGGGTGGGAGTTATTGTGTTGTATGGTGGGCACAGTGCCTCCAGGCACGAGTATGATTGAGGCATCATTTGCAGATGCCAGTGTGAATTTGGCAGCAAAATCATCAAAGAACATTTGGGCATGAAAAAGGGCCATTTAGTTCACGTGGCCCATTCTGACAAGATGCACTTTTTTTGTTAAACTGACAGGTAGAAGAAGCAGATTTAATGgttactttcaaaagggaattggatctcTAATTTAACAGTAACAAATGCAGTCCTGCTTAGTGGGTTGTTCTATACATTGGGGACCGCTTGAGTAAAGGTGGTTTTCCGAAAATATCTTTTCAATTTACTGTTCACTAACTATGGGTGAGATTGTCCAGCCTCCCCGcgacgtgtttcccggcagcaggaaGCGGCGCGCAGTTGACTGGctgcgggatttcccattgaatccatggcacggtagcacagtggttagcattgttgcttcacagagccagggacctgggttcgattcccggcttgggttactgtttgtgcggagtctgcacgttctccccgtgtttcctccgggtgctccggtttcctcccgcagtccaaagatgtgcaggttaggtgaattggacgttctgaattctccctcagtgtatccgaacaggcaccgaagtgtggcgacaaggggattttcacagtaacttcattacagtgttaatgtaagcctacttgcgacaataataaagattattattattattattattaataataaatcCACCCAACACTGCCAGGAAATGCACAGTGGGGCTGCGCCGACATCGGAACTAGAAGATCCCACCGATGTGAACAGCAAGAAGATTTCGCCCTTTAATTttgattttgaaaaaaaattgggggggggggaataaatgtagagtacccaattcatttttttccaattaaggggcaatttagcgtggccaatccacctaccctacgcaaacacggggaaaatgttttTGTTGGCAGGCCAATAGTGATTCTGCATCTTGTGACTAAATCTGAATGCACTACACGAAGAGGGGTTTGAAACACTAAATTTTGAAACTTTATTCTGACCCCCCGGAGAGGTAGGTTgaaacagtctgaggattcaccCCACCGACAGGACTTTGCATGCAGCAGCACCCTATCTAATGACTCCCTCTGCAGTAGAAATGTTGAGAAGGGAGAAATTAGGCCTTTTTGCCCTTGCTTTATGTGTGCAAAACACGCAAAATGGTGAATGCCAACAAAAACCAGGGGCAGGTAATGATCACCGCATCAGAATGTGTGGGCCCTAGATGCACCAGGTATAGGGCCTCGGTCTTCACTCTTTTTGCCTATGCCAGTATGGTTGGTGACATATCCCCTATTCGAAAAATGTACATTTCCTCTTTAGTACTCACCACATGGGTACTGTGCAATTGAATTCCTTTTGGGGGTGCCTGTAACAAAAATAGGGAGCCCAAAATGAGCCTAGCCCAATTTCTACCTGAAATTCTTCCATCTAAAATATCGCTTGTGAACCTTTGACTTAAATTTAGGCAAAGAAATCCCACAATATCATCAAAACCAGCCTGGCAAGCCCTGCTCGTACAAGTAAAGACTTGCGATGATCTATTTGGATGATGTTTTTCTCGACATTGAGGGTGATTATCTGGGGTAAAATTGTCCTGTGAAGCAAAACAGAATTAAAACCATTCAACTTCATTAAGACCAGTGGAGGTCGTGGTCAGCAGTGCAATCTTTGATATTCAGGGTTCTCCTAAGAATACCTACTGTGTGAGACACGTGGCAGGCAAGGTCAGCTATCTATAGCCTGAGATATTAATAACTTGATGGCAAATGCTGTGGTTGCAATTAGTGGTTGAAAAGACTTTGTAAACAAGCAACTTAAAACTGAAAGGTACAGAGGCTTGGATTGACTTTACTTGCTTATCAGCTCAATTTTGAATGAGCCCTCAATACTGTTCCGGACTACAATTCCAAGAATTTGAAGCGAGTGGTTGATAATCGAAGGATCCAAGCAGGGCAGCGATGCAGCCAGCAGTTGGCTGCGTGGATGTAAAAGTGGAGGACAAGCTTTTCACAGTTGAGAAGAACATGCTGATTGAAAGCAGCGACTACTTCAGGGCTCTCTTTGAGTCTGGCATGAGGGAGTGCACTCAGGTGGAGATCCAGCTTCAAGGGTTACCGGCCCAGGGATTTAGCATCATGCTGAATGTCCTAAAAGAAGGCCAACCTGTCCTGGACAGCGACGAAATCCTCGATGCCATTGAATGTGCAGCCTTTCTACTGGTGAAGCCTCTCACGAGGCACCTTATTTATATCATCAGTTCAGATAACTGCATTCTAATGCTCCAGGCTGCAGACACATATGGGGTGTTTGACTTGATGCATGCCGCAGCTCAGTTTATCAGGGATGTTTACACTAACGTAAGGGAAGATTTGAGCTTTTTGTCTGAAGATCAGTTGGATTATATCGAATCCCTGTCTCCTGCTACATTTGTGGCCATGACCACTCACTCCCCTTCCGCTGGTTACGTGGATGACATTTCTAGAACTGTCTGTTATTTGGATGAGGCAGAAAATCATTGGGCAACCTTGACTTCATTACCAGGTAAAGCCAGCACATGTCTCGCAGGCATTACTGTGCTGGACAACAATATCTATATCGTCGGAGGGGTTGATGGACTGAACAAGCAGATAGTAAAGCCTAGTTTTTGCTACAATGCTGAAAGGGATAGCTGGAGCGAATTCTCAAGTCTTCAGGATCTTCGTTACAACCTAACGTTGACAGGGCAAGATGGTTGTCTCTTCGCCATGGGAGGAATGTGCAAGAATACAGTTCTTGCAACTGTGGAAAAGTACCATGTGGCATCCAAGACATGGTCCTTCGCCGCACATCTGCCTAGACCTGGAGCAGGCATAGCGTGTGCATGCACTATGGGCAGGATCTTTGTTTGCCTTTGGTTGCCATTGGATACCACAGATGTCTACGAGTACAGGACCCTTAAAGATGAATGGCTGCTTGTAACCACGCTAAAACGGCAACAAAGCTACGGCCATTGTATGGTAGCACATCAGGACAATCTGTATGTCATGAGAAACGGACCggcagatgatttcttgaggtgcaTGATAGATTGCTTCAACCTCACCAGGCAGCAATGGACTGCTTTAGCTGGTCAGTATGTAAACAGCAAAGGGGCACTTTTTACAGCGGCCATCAGAGGAGATACAGTTTTTACAGTAAACAGAATGTTAACTTTGATGTATAATAtacaagaagacaaatggaagcCAGCTAAGGAAGGGGCTGGATTTCCTCGCAGTGGTTCTATGTATACCTTTTTACTTAGGCTGCCAAAGAATAGACTGACAACTCGACAACAAAACTGACCACTCGATATAAAAACAAAAGTTTAAAGTCATTTATAATGCTCCCCATGTACCTTTAATTCTAGAAACTTATACACAGATTGGGTTGGAATGGAGAAATGGCATTCAGTTAAAAAGGACTCAATCAATTGTTTAAGTTCATCTCTCGGATTGCTCTCATGATTTTCTTCATTGACCTGTACAGACATTAAAGTGGTTCTGCAATGATCTGAGAGAGGAATCAGACCATTTCTTTTTTACTGAATTAAACCATGGTTCATGGGGTCAGAAGGTAATTCACGCCGCAAGTCTTCGGAATCCCAAGTTCACGATTGCCTCCGTTTACAATCGTGGCCCCGTGGTTTTCTTCTCTTTAGGAACGGGAATGCTAGGCGATTGTTGTGAAAACTAAGATCACGCACACAGACGCAAAATTAAAGAATAGTAGTTTGTGCAGGACTGCATTTCAGCACCAGCCCGACACACTTCAAACGTTGCTCCAAAGTAGAAAGAGAAACAAAGTAAGTCATTTTCATGATGCTTCCTTCTGACTTGGAGCAGGGAATTCAGAGCCACTCGCTGATTCGATTAACTTCCTTCACCAACAATAATCAGCCTCTAATCGACCTGAGGACATAAAAGCAATTATGCATTGTGCCTTTAAGGGGGAAGGTTAATTAAACACTGTTGTAGCTCATCAGCAGAATAACCTGTGAGTAATGCCAGAGAGATTCCCTAATTGCTCACAAAACAACTTCTCtggtccccagccgcgtgtttctcgccatttgctggtggcgggattttctCTTCCCTTCGCTTGTCAATgatatttcccattgaagacaccctaAGCTGCagggaaacctgcgggcggggatgtgctgccagtgggaaaatagaatcccaacggccggagaattccagcctatttTTGCTTTTGCATATATCCATTGCATCCCCCGATAAGTGTATGGTGTTAATGAGACAGAAGGTCCCACTCTTAGGGGGCCATTACCTGCCCCCATTTTTGGCAGGCAGGAAAGTTGAAGGGAGGGCTGAGAATACAATGGGAGTCCCCAATGGTTTTTATGCTGACGGAACTTCCTGTTAACATTGTCCCACCCCATCCATGACATAATGGGGTTCCCGCTATGAAAGGTCGGGAACCTCATTATCATTCATTAAAAGTCATTAGTGCGAATCCCGGGCTGGATTATCCCCACGTGCGAGCGGTCCTGggcccggggttgggggggggggggggggggggggcgcatgtctgtgcagtaccctggcactgtcccatggcagtttttaaaaatagaacagTCAGGGGGCACTGCATGGAGGGCTTCCTTTGGGGAAGTTTGGGGCGGGGGATTCCTTGGGGATGGTGTGATTCTCTGGGGGGTGGTCCCATACCCATGGGAGGGGTCCTGTGTCCGTGGGGGTGGCCCATGACCATGGgggatcctttttaaaaatttttgcTTATttcagattggggcaccctttaaagaagGTGCCTTAAACTGTCAGGGGCTGAggttgctggtgggggtggggggtgggggggggggggggggggggggctcaatcaGAGCCACCCCCACCAACGTGATGTTGTGGGACCTGCCTCCATTCTGACAATGGTCAGAAAATAAGGTGGGAAAAGCCGGTAGTGGGGCCAATGGCCTACAGCCTGCTCTTCCCGCCTGACTTGACATATTGTGAAAAAAAGAGAAAGTTCCGCCCTTAGTATTTATCTTaagaaagaaaaaacatttcTGGCCATTGTTCATTCACACTCTGCATCACATCCATTAAGATTTTTACATTTTCTATCTGGAACCATTGCATCTGGTTTatttctggggctgtttagcacactgggctaaatcgctggctttgaaagcagaccaagcaggccagcagcacggttcaattcctgtaacagcctccccgaacaggcgccggaatgtggcgactaggggcttttcacagtaacttcatttgaagcctactcgtgacaataagcgattttcattttaatttctgtcGCACCTCAATTTGCTCCAAACATGGTTCTGAGCATTCTTCTTAagtaatacaaaagtagggaggttatgcttcagttatacagggcatcggtgagactgcatctggagtactgtgtccagttctggtctcgCTAGTTAAGGTAGGATGTAAAATTTGTTGGAAGTAGTTAAAAGCAGGTTTACTACAATATTAGCTGGAATGAGAGggctgccttatgaggaaaggttgggcaggctatgcttgtatccgctggagttgagaagagtaagaggtgactttattgaaacctttaagatcctgaggggtattgacagggtggatgtggagaggctgtttcctcttgtgggagaattgaGAATTAGGGATCACTGTTCAAAAATTAGAAGGCATCCATTTAagaggagaatttgtttctccCAGAGgctcatgagtctttggaactcttttttTCAAAGGGCAGTgaaagcagagcctttgaatgtCTTTGAGGCAGAGTttgatagtttcttgattaacaagggggtgaaagattattggCGGTcagcagtcatgatcttattgaatggcagtgcaggctcgatgggctgagtggctcactcctgctcctaatctgtATGTTCATATGTGATATCGGGTTAATAATAATGCTCTAATTGGTAGTTGATTGTTAGTCAAATGGTAGAAGGAATATATTTAAAGCACCTCTCAAGAcagcaagaaaaataaatatcttTCGAAACTTTGTTGTAAGGAGTAAATATTAATGCATTAAAGAAACACCCCGGTACAGACCTGCATAATCTTGCCTATTTTATTTAACATAAAAGTACAACCTGGTTTTCCAGTCATTCAGTTGTGCTGAGGAGTCTTCCTTCCATGAAGCAAATGTGTTAATATTTGATATTCTCTCAGATTGTAATTCATCAGATTATCTCTGCCTGTTAATGTTGTGGTCAGAAAATGCAACAaaatggacagcatggtggcgcagtggttagcacagctgcctcaggcgccgaagtcccaggttcgatcccggctctgggtcactgtccgtgcggagtttgcgcattctccccgtgtttgcgtgggtttcgccctcacaacccaaagatgtgcaggctcggtgaattggccgcgctaatttgtctcttaattggaaaaaaattaattgggtgctctaaaatttattttaaaaaataaaattaaaaaaaataaaatgcaacacttcctttgagtgaagaaaacaaaaacagaaagaaaaagcaGTTTCCTGAATCGTGCTAAATGTTGTGCCGTCTCTTTGGACTGAGGTGGACTGAGTGCCGTAGTGGATGCTTTCTTCATAGCCCTTGTTTGATCCTGTTCAAATCCTTtatgcttcccatttctccactAGCTCGAGGAGAATATCTCCATATATAGATCTTTGTCGGGCTTGCCAAATGAGCTGGATCTCAGCCCTGGATTTTTTTGGGAGGGCTGTTTGTTTCCCGTGATAATTTAAGAATCTGACTAGCAACGCTGAACAGATTGAAGGCGAAGGTGCCGGTGATGTTGTCTCTCCCCTGCCGACTCGCCAATGTTAAAATTCTAATTATAGACCATCTGCTCCAGTTCCACAAACTTTTTGTTTTAATTGTGATGGGGCCATTGGCTTTTTCCATGATGATTCAGTCTTTGCGGAATGGGCAGTACGTTTCTTGCATCTTGGAAAATGAAGTGTCAACACTCCTCATCGCATCAGCTGGTATTTGTTTGTTTAGAGGGTTTTTTTTAGGATGGTTCTGTTGGCTTTGGGGTCTAATTACCATTTACCTTCAATTTATAGCCTCTGATTTCGGTAAGAATTGTTAGCGTGCTCCGTAACTTGATGTATTATTCTATAAGACATGTTTCTCATTTCAAGTCGATTGAAAGGGCCCTTTAACTTTGACAACATGGTGGCTGGAGACATACACTGCAGGCTTCCAGGAGTAAataaaaggggtttattgatgaatggCAAAGGGAGATAgacaacaggcacagaacacgatACAGCAGGACTTTACTCTTCAGTTCCGTGGTCCACACTGGGTCCTACTCCCAGGGCCCCACTCAAACACCCCATTGGCCGGGGTTCATGCACTCCCGTGTGATTGGCCCCAAGCCGGTCATGTGGTCAGTGGCACTTACCCCCTTAAAGATGCCACACTATTgcattcccccccctcctttaCGTTTCCCCATATCTATGTACAACAGTCATAATTGTTAACAGGGACAACCGAGGAAAATGAGTCCATCAAAAAGTCAATCTTTTTGGAGACTTCCAGGTTCTCCCGGACCTTGAAAGACCAGCCACAGGCTTGGCACTCCTTTGGGTGATTGGGTGGTCCACATTTGATGCCACCTCTGACAGGATCACTTCCACAAGGTGCGAACTAGCCCCGCCGCCTTCGACAGAAACAGTTGGTTGAACAGAAGTGGCAGCCCCTGGCTCCCCTTACCTGGACCAAGTTACAGGAGTATTCATGGTGTCCGTAGAACACGTTGACTCCACGCTGGGGTAACCACCTCTCGACTCAGGTGGTCGATGTGCTTCTTAACGGACTTCCCGTTAACATCGACCACATAAGACACCAGGCCACAACCCGGCAAACCTGCTGTGCAATGACTGCCCCAAACCAGGTCTCCCACCCAGAATGAcctgtcctctctctgctctgACTACTGACTCTTCTGAGAGGCCAGACGTGCCTCCAACATCCCTGCCAAATTTGCAAATAAGAGATCAAATCGGTACTCATGGCCCACGAGCAACTTCAGCTTGTGGCTGAATGAGGGGCTGAGTTGTAAAACAGTGGTTTATCTGACTTCTTTTTCATGGAGTTCTTGAAAGTTTGAACAGTCAGCTCAGCCAGCCACTTCGATGCTGGATGATAGGGGACTATTCTCGTGTCTTGTATGCAATTTCCTCtctcaaaatgctggaaataatcacCGGTGAAGTGAAGCCATTGGACGCCCATGAATGGCAAACACATTGCCTCGACTGTGGCCGCCGAGGTAGTGGTCCCCAGCTCCTGGACCGATAACCACCTGGAGTGAGCGTCTAGCAGCGCCAAAAATGGGCCCACATAATCCACGTggaccctggccattcccaagggtgaaaTATGGCAGAAGGCAGCAAAGATTGCTGCATTTGGCAAGGGTGACATAGTTGTACGAGCACTTGAATGGCCTTGTCTATTCCTGGCCACCTGATCAAACTATGCACCAACATTTTCATGGGGCAGCaccgtgacacagtggttagcactgctgcatcacagctccagggacctgggttcaatacgGCCTTAGgcgactgtctgggtggagtttgcattttctccctgtgtctgcgtgggttttctccaggtgatccggtttcctcttagtccaaggatgtgcaggttaggtggattggccatgctgaattagggtccaaaaggttgagtggggttactgggttacagggataggatggaggtgggggcttaagtagggtgctctttccaagggcctgtgcagacttgatgggccgaatggtctttttctgcactgtaaactctatgatctatgattctttGTCTGCCCTGAGTGGGCACTGTGTAACTCTTGAAGTAGAGGCCTCCGAGCCTGGGGCAGGATGACCACCTGTGATCCACAAAGAATCACGCCGTCTTCACATGTCAACTTGTCTTAACGAGTGAAGTCAGGCCTCAGAAGATCAGACTTGTATCTCCAGCCAGATTGTATCATTCATTTGACCTTTGAGTCCAACTGCGGATGTGCCCTGCAGACACTGGcagggtttcatagaatttatagatttcatttaatttacagtgcagaaggagtccatttggcccatcaagtctgcaccggctcttgaaagagcaccccacccaagcccacaccccacccacaccccaccctatccccataacccagtaaccccacccaacactcagggcaatttttggacaataagggcaatttaacatggccaatccacctaacctgattcAATTTGCTTTGGGAGGAGGTGGCAATCATCAAGGGAACGTTAAATTACAGAAAAGGGAAGCAAGGCTAGAATCTCACCATGGTAAAGCAAAATACTTAACATTCACTTCCTCTGGAATCTAGGGCAAGGGAATTGGTCAAAATGAAAGCACTTTTCACAAACCTATTATCATGTTTTTAATTCCATCGCTCCCTCACATCAGAAGACATACAGTCTGTAACTTAATAATTGAAGGTTAGGTGGCAGCAGCTGGAAATAGGAGGAGCCAATATCAACACAGGTGGGCTT encodes:
- the kbtbd13 gene encoding kelch repeat and BTB domain-containing protein 13, with the translated sequence MQPAVGCVDVKVEDKLFTVEKNMLIESSDYFRALFESGMRECTQVEIQLQGLPAQGFSIMLNVLKEGQPVLDSDEILDAIECAAFLLVKPLTRHLIYIISSDNCILMLQAADTYGVFDLMHAAAQFIRDVYTNVREDLSFLSEDQLDYIESLSPATFVAMTTHSPSAGYVDDISRTVCYLDEAENHWATLTSLPGKASTCLAGITVLDNNIYIVGGVDGLNKQIVKPSFCYNAERDSWSEFSSLQDLRYNLTLTGQDGCLFAMGGMCKNTVLATVEKYHVASKTWSFAAHLPRPGAGIACACTMGRIFVCLWLPLDTTDVYEYRTLKDEWLLVTTLKRQQSYGHCMVAHQDNLYVMRNGPADDFLRCMIDCFNLTRQQWTALAGQYVNSKGALFTAAIRGDTVFTVNRMLTLMYNIQEDKWKPAKEGAGFPRSGSMYTFLLRLPKNRLTTRQQN